In the Leptospira selangorensis genome, one interval contains:
- a CDS encoding P-loop NTPase fold protein, protein MELSKLIKQNVNEAETRQKIIDEILYNILGWPKTNVIPESRTSGNGYIDYLLTKKNSKPIWLIEAKRVGVYFELPNNFNSNILNRRINLRQLLTDNNIKTAVFQAKEYAEDVGCDYVTVTNGLVWITFHLKPKEKSWKDQNANVITNVEFFIDKQIEAINLFGYKAVVEDQALFKNIGSSISKAQELWYPNQRIISYDRPVQDNEFSSIFGGLSRKFLGNIPETNSDFMEKCYVFNKREDSNLKKNINGFIEDSITPFFESIGVQQIEDQSSGSKFGKKLRKYATNKNSDSVLILFGGRGSGKSTFIRKFLFHSPPDLILNQTVINIVDLLSCTQDKEKLSSEIWQNLVEKLDFDEVLKSDRSVLLKFLEPEYTIFKRQLLFNAQSGSEFYDNLVNGFIVEKKNDKVFLSQKFAKYWKDRERALIIVIDNMDQLESDIQDISFLTAMELSTKLSCLVVVSMREERFYEAKKRGVLDAYHNNGFHIASPGISEVIKKRLRYIVERLDKSADLEEEFGIEDANNFEVIRSFLITCIQDLSRINSELRTFLDFATHGDVRQALDFFKSFIVSGYTNIREITSKHSWNFLHHQVIKPMMVPDRYFFNEDVSRIVNIYKIRNNGDGSHFTGLRILRRLYDFGSQSRYSKFTDLRFLVSLQEEMYGSSVDVIENIDIFLQRGLIEANNRLDRYSLDVDSVRITNFGRYMLNQLVNSFVYYDLISLETGIRNQSLANEFVSMAHSEVKYFENNEILKRLEVRINRVKLFANYLFEEEKRELEELNTNDEITLFMPLFNELVIKETDSIFARAKKRNPI, encoded by the coding sequence ATGGAATTGAGCAAATTAATAAAACAAAATGTGAATGAAGCTGAAACAAGGCAAAAGATTATAGATGAAATTCTATACAATATACTAGGTTGGCCCAAAACTAATGTCATTCCAGAAAGTCGAACGAGCGGGAATGGCTATATTGATTACCTTCTTACAAAGAAAAATTCTAAGCCAATATGGTTAATTGAAGCGAAAAGAGTCGGAGTATACTTTGAATTACCTAATAATTTTAATAGCAATATTCTAAATCGTAGAATTAATTTGCGACAGCTTTTAACGGATAATAATATAAAGACTGCCGTTTTTCAAGCAAAAGAATACGCTGAGGATGTTGGATGTGATTACGTTACAGTTACCAACGGACTTGTTTGGATAACATTTCATCTGAAGCCTAAAGAAAAATCTTGGAAAGATCAAAATGCAAATGTAATTACAAATGTCGAATTTTTTATCGATAAACAGATTGAAGCAATAAACCTTTTCGGTTACAAAGCTGTAGTTGAGGACCAAGCTTTATTTAAGAATATAGGATCATCAATTTCTAAGGCGCAGGAACTTTGGTATCCGAATCAGCGGATTATTTCATACGATCGACCTGTGCAAGACAATGAATTTTCGTCTATTTTTGGTGGTCTTTCGAGGAAGTTTCTTGGCAATATACCAGAGACAAATTCTGACTTTATGGAAAAATGTTATGTTTTTAATAAGAGAGAAGATTCAAATTTAAAGAAGAATATAAATGGATTTATTGAAGATTCAATTACACCTTTTTTCGAATCAATAGGTGTACAGCAAATTGAAGATCAAAGTTCAGGTAGTAAATTTGGTAAGAAATTGCGTAAATACGCAACAAATAAAAATTCTGATTCAGTTTTAATTTTATTCGGCGGCAGAGGTTCTGGGAAGTCTACTTTTATTCGCAAGTTTCTATTTCATTCGCCACCGGATTTGATATTGAATCAAACAGTTATTAATATTGTTGATTTGTTAAGTTGTACTCAAGATAAAGAAAAGCTTTCCTCCGAAATTTGGCAAAATTTAGTAGAGAAGTTAGATTTTGATGAAGTATTAAAATCTGATAGAAGTGTCTTATTAAAATTTCTTGAACCAGAATACACAATCTTTAAAAGGCAACTTTTGTTTAATGCACAATCTGGCAGTGAGTTCTACGATAATTTGGTAAATGGCTTTATAGTCGAAAAGAAAAATGACAAAGTTTTTCTCAGTCAAAAATTTGCTAAATATTGGAAAGATAGAGAGAGGGCATTAATTATTGTAATAGATAATATGGATCAATTAGAATCGGATATTCAAGATATTTCTTTTCTCACTGCAATGGAATTATCAACTAAACTCTCATGCTTAGTTGTAGTCTCAATGCGTGAAGAAAGGTTTTATGAGGCAAAGAAAAGGGGAGTCTTGGATGCCTACCATAATAATGGATTTCATATAGCTTCTCCTGGGATATCCGAAGTAATCAAAAAAAGACTAAGGTATATAGTTGAACGTCTTGATAAATCTGCGGATTTGGAAGAAGAATTTGGAATTGAAGATGCAAATAACTTCGAAGTAATTCGATCTTTCTTAATTACTTGTATTCAAGATCTTTCTCGGATTAATTCAGAACTGCGTACTTTTTTAGATTTTGCCACCCATGGTGATGTTCGACAGGCTCTTGATTTCTTTAAAAGCTTTATTGTTTCTGGTTACACTAATATTCGTGAAATAACCTCTAAACATTCTTGGAATTTTTTACATCATCAAGTTATCAAACCAATGATGGTTCCGGACCGATATTTTTTTAATGAAGATGTTAGTCGGATCGTGAATATTTATAAGATTAGGAACAATGGTGACGGTTCTCATTTTACAGGCTTGCGCATACTACGAAGATTATATGATTTTGGGTCACAAAGTAGATATTCGAAATTTACTGACCTAAGATTTTTAGTTTCCCTTCAAGAAGAAATGTATGGGAGTTCTGTTGATGTGATTGAGAATATCGATATTTTTCTTCAACGAGGATTAATTGAAGCGAATAATCGGTTGGATCGATATTCGTTAGATGTGGATAGTGTTAGGATTACAAATTTTGGTCGCTATATGTTAAATCAATTAGTGAATAGTTTTGTTTACTATGATTTAATAAGTCTTGAGACTGGCATCAGAAATCAAAGCTTAGCAAATGAATTTGTATCTATGGCCCACTCTGAAGTTAAATATTTTGAAAATAATGAAATACTAAAGCGCTTAGAAGTAAGAATTAATAGAGTAAAGTTATTTGCAAATTATTTGTTTGAAGAAGAAAAGCGAGAATTAGAGGAATTAAATACAAACGATGAAATTACTCTTTTTATGCCTTTATTCAATGAACTAGTGATTAAAGAAACTGATAGCATTTTTGCTCGAGCTAAAAAAAGGAATCCTATCTAA
- a CDS encoding LA_3334 family protein, with protein MVQQIKYNKIKYALILLLTIPFNLHSTEILFRNGDAFIAEDVSESGSYVFISWQDRKYRIPKSDLLRIDKNKVGPESSYRYSEFELTDGSIVRGILVEKQSSKLIIKTELGFAELDLTKIRRQEINETSPTIPDRYLMDVQSHDGNWRGGLSISGTASFGPWSNIFPLIYGGGGFVERVSNTQYSFLGFSSDYQYAPGKNGNMTMWSQNFYYGKTFSASSPYFLIGFGASYISWQDGDRSRAGIDPDGVFEFGWNWETKNRTIFRTGIRSVCSFEGQDSLCRSGIRFSLGAFF; from the coding sequence TTGGTTCAACAGATAAAGTATAACAAAATTAAATATGCTCTGATTCTACTTTTAACCATTCCTTTCAACCTGCACTCTACAGAAATTCTCTTTCGAAATGGGGATGCGTTCATAGCTGAGGATGTCTCTGAAAGCGGTTCCTACGTTTTCATAAGCTGGCAAGACAGAAAATACAGAATTCCTAAATCTGACTTATTACGAATTGATAAAAATAAAGTCGGGCCAGAGTCTTCTTATCGTTATTCAGAATTTGAGCTAACAGACGGAAGTATTGTTAGAGGAATACTGGTTGAAAAGCAATCTTCGAAATTAATTATAAAAACTGAATTAGGATTTGCTGAATTAGATTTAACTAAGATTCGCAGACAAGAAATAAATGAAACTTCTCCAACAATCCCCGATCGCTATTTAATGGATGTCCAAAGTCATGACGGAAACTGGAGAGGCGGGCTTTCGATATCTGGAACTGCCTCTTTCGGCCCTTGGTCAAATATTTTTCCACTTATTTACGGGGGGGGAGGTTTTGTAGAAAGAGTTTCCAATACACAATATTCGTTTCTTGGGTTTTCAAGTGATTATCAATATGCTCCGGGAAAGAATGGAAATATGACCATGTGGAGTCAAAATTTTTATTATGGAAAGACCTTTAGTGCCTCTTCACCATATTTTCTCATAGGATTTGGCGCAAGTTACATATCTTGGCAAGATGGCGACCGTTCTCGCGCAGGAATTGATCCTGATGGAGTTTTTGAATTTGGTTGGAACTGGGAAACGAAAAATCGAACAATATTTAGGACAGGAATTCGATCTGTTTGCTCTTTTGAAGGTCAAGATAGTCTTTGTCGTTCCGGAATACGATTTTCTTTAGGGGCGTTCTTTTGA
- a CDS encoding Kelch repeat-containing protein, producing the protein MKYLINIIVLFLFSIFSFECDNSILGGILGEETAKVETAYVTQLGPFAATLMWTCSADVTGYIISQDMISPSLKKSKTHFFQLTNLESNTNYIVTLTCGNADISGSVTLNFTTWVSSFPQRTRGIWLIGGLDSSLNPIPQIDLFDPVANIWYPTVSTVPTPRVFSTIISHKQKIYIIGGLEKNGGIFSPSTKVEIFNPYSNSWESGNDLPTALHGAISGSIGDSIYIISGATNLDISNNPINNTVLRFYPEIGTSGFWASYTSATTIFPRTDMAGCTIDGTIFYTGGRLDTNGNASIATDAFVPSANTTTSLSEPSLSEAKHGSSGLCIVPKSGDAFPADDVWFSSIGGSTGSGNIFQPITSIAPTNRAEHYQFGSSSFTLGPLLPQTLYSPGTQVSYETRKLFVFGGANILNTPLNTVYSIGSANPTTGSWTTESSIMPRSRFGHKAIRIDR; encoded by the coding sequence TTGAAATATTTGATTAATATTATTGTTCTTTTTTTGTTTTCGATATTTTCATTTGAATGCGATAACTCAATCTTGGGAGGAATTCTTGGTGAAGAAACAGCCAAAGTGGAAACGGCATACGTTACGCAATTAGGACCATTTGCTGCTACACTTATGTGGACTTGCTCTGCTGATGTAACAGGATATATTATATCTCAGGATATGATCTCCCCTTCATTAAAGAAATCAAAAACGCATTTCTTTCAACTAACCAATCTTGAATCAAACACAAATTATATAGTAACTTTAACATGCGGAAACGCTGATATTAGCGGCAGCGTGACTCTCAATTTTACAACATGGGTATCTAGCTTCCCACAAAGAACAAGAGGGATTTGGTTAATTGGTGGGTTAGACTCTTCCCTAAACCCAATTCCACAAATTGATTTATTCGATCCTGTAGCTAATATATGGTATCCTACTGTTTCAACAGTTCCAACTCCTCGTGTCTTCTCTACAATTATCTCTCATAAACAAAAGATATATATAATTGGAGGCCTCGAAAAGAACGGCGGAATATTTTCTCCTTCTACTAAAGTGGAAATTTTTAATCCTTACTCGAATAGTTGGGAATCCGGGAACGACCTTCCAACGGCGTTACATGGCGCGATCTCCGGTTCCATAGGAGATTCAATATACATTATATCAGGAGCTACTAATCTCGATATTTCGAATAATCCAATTAATAACACCGTTCTAAGATTTTACCCAGAAATCGGGACATCAGGCTTTTGGGCTTCCTATACTTCTGCAACAACAATCTTTCCACGCACTGATATGGCTGGTTGCACTATCGATGGAACAATCTTTTATACTGGAGGAAGATTGGATACGAATGGTAACGCAAGCATTGCAACTGACGCCTTTGTTCCTTCGGCAAATACTACAACTTCGCTCTCTGAACCTTCCTTAAGTGAAGCTAAGCACGGTTCATCAGGTCTATGTATTGTTCCTAAATCTGGTGATGCTTTCCCAGCTGATGATGTTTGGTTTTCTTCTATTGGTGGATCAACCGGATCTGGAAATATATTTCAACCGATCACTTCAATTGCGCCTACAAACCGAGCAGAGCATTATCAATTTGGATCCTCTTCTTTTACTTTAGGACCTTTGCTTCCCCAAACACTCTATTCGCCTGGTACACAAGTCTCATATGAAACAAGAAAACTATTCGTATTTGGTGGCGCTAACATATTAAATACACCGTTAAATACAGTATATTCTATTGGTTCTGCAAATCCGACAACTGGAAGTTGGACGACAGAATCTTCAATAATGCCAAGAAGCAGATTCGGCCATAAGGCTATACGGATAGATCGATGA